From Micromonospora sp. NBC_01699, a single genomic window includes:
- the ilvA gene encoding threonine ammonia-lyase gives MTDLVGLADVHAARELLAGITRTTPLEPSRPLSAALGGTAWLKCEHLQRAGSYKVRGAYVRIARLSEAERAGGVVAASAGNHAQGVALAAGLLGINSTVFMPVGAPLPKVAATKGYGARIELVGNTVDESLVAARDFADRTGAVFIHPFDHPDVIAGQGTVALEILEQCPDVKTIIAGVGGGGLVSGIAVAVKALRPDVRVIGVQAAGAAAFPPSLLAGRPVRLPAFTTIADGIAVGRPGDLTFAHVSKLVDEVVTVSEEDISRALLMLLERGKQVVEPAGAAGVAALLAGAVEVETPVVAVLSGGNIDPLLMLRVIEHGLAAAGRYLRLTVRCNDRPGQLALLLSQIAEHRGNVVDVVHQRQNPHLRLGEVEVALSVETRGAEHSDRLISALRASGYQVAFGETAD, from the coding sequence ATGACGGACCTGGTCGGCCTTGCCGACGTGCACGCCGCGCGGGAACTGCTTGCCGGCATCACCCGGACCACCCCGCTGGAGCCGTCCCGGCCGCTCAGTGCCGCGCTCGGCGGGACGGCCTGGCTCAAGTGCGAGCACCTGCAACGGGCCGGTTCGTACAAGGTGCGTGGTGCGTACGTGCGGATCGCCCGGTTGTCGGAGGCCGAGCGAGCCGGTGGGGTGGTCGCGGCGAGTGCGGGCAACCACGCCCAGGGCGTGGCGCTCGCCGCCGGGCTGCTCGGCATCAACTCGACGGTCTTCATGCCGGTCGGCGCGCCGCTGCCCAAGGTGGCGGCGACCAAGGGCTACGGCGCCCGGATCGAGCTGGTCGGCAACACCGTGGACGAGTCCCTCGTCGCGGCCCGTGACTTCGCCGACCGTACCGGGGCGGTGTTCATCCACCCGTTCGACCACCCGGACGTGATCGCCGGCCAGGGCACTGTCGCGCTGGAGATCCTGGAGCAGTGCCCGGACGTGAAGACGATCATCGCCGGGGTCGGTGGTGGCGGCCTGGTGTCCGGCATCGCGGTCGCGGTCAAGGCGCTCCGCCCCGACGTACGGGTGATCGGGGTGCAGGCGGCCGGCGCGGCGGCCTTCCCGCCCTCACTGCTCGCCGGCCGGCCGGTACGGCTGCCGGCATTCACCACCATCGCCGACGGCATCGCCGTGGGGCGGCCCGGTGATCTCACCTTTGCGCACGTGAGCAAGCTGGTCGACGAGGTGGTGACGGTCTCCGAGGAGGACATCTCCCGGGCCCTGCTGATGCTGCTGGAGCGGGGCAAACAGGTGGTCGAGCCGGCCGGCGCGGCCGGGGTGGCGGCGCTGCTGGCGGGTGCGGTGGAGGTGGAGACGCCGGTGGTCGCGGTGCTCTCCGGCGGCAACATCGACCCGCTGCTGATGCTGCGGGTGATCGAGCACGGGCTTGCCGCGGCCGGACGCTACCTGCGGCTCACGGTGCGCTGCAACGACCGGCCGGGGCAGCTCGCGCTGCTGCTCAGCCAGATCGCCGAGCACCGGGGCAACGTGGTCGACGTGGTGCACCAGCGGCAGAATCCGCACCTGCGCCTCGGCGAGGTCGAGGTGGCCCTCTCGGTGGAGACCAGGGGGGCGGAGCACAGCGACCGGCTGATCAGCGCGTTGCGGGCCAGCGGGTACCAGGTGGCGTTCGGCGAGACGGCCGACTAG
- a CDS encoding thioredoxin domain-containing protein, with product MNRLASATSPYLLQHADNPVDWWPWSDEAFAEARRRDVPVLISVGYAACHWCHVMAHESFEDPAVGKLLNDNFVSIKVDREERPDVDAVYMTATQAMTGQGGWPMTVLAAPDGTPFFCGTYFPRANFVRLLESVTTAWRDQREAVLQRGAAVVEAIGGAQAVGGPTAPLTAELLDAAADQLGREYDSVNGGFGGAPKFPPHMNLLFQLRHHQRTGSERTLEIVRHTAEAMARGGIYDQLAGGFARYSVDGHWTVPHFEKMLYDNALLLRVYTQLWRLTGDRLARRIAGETAAFLLDDLGTEAGGLASALDADTDGVEGATYAWTPAQLIEALGTDDGRFAADLFRVTDTGSFEHGTSVLELARDIDDVDPEVADRWQRVRTELRAVRDLRPQPARDDKVVAAWNGLAITALVEYATLTGDPVTATAARDLAGVLAERHMVDGRLRRVSRDGRVGEPAGVLEDYGAVAEAFCAVHQLTGEGRWLTLAGQLLDVALAHFATGRGGFYDTADDAEKLITRPADPTDNATPSGLSAVVAGLVAYSALTGEPRYREVAEAALATVAPIVARHARFTGYAAASGEALLSGPYEVAIVTTDPVGDPLVAAARRHAPPGAVVVAGAPDQEGVPLLADRPLLEGGSTAYVCRGFVCDRPVRTVEDLIAQLSRR from the coding sequence GTGAATCGACTGGCGAGCGCGACCAGCCCGTACCTGCTCCAGCACGCGGACAACCCGGTTGACTGGTGGCCGTGGTCCGACGAGGCGTTCGCCGAGGCGAGGCGCCGCGACGTACCCGTGCTGATCTCGGTCGGGTACGCGGCCTGCCACTGGTGCCACGTGATGGCGCACGAGTCGTTCGAGGACCCGGCGGTCGGGAAGCTGCTCAACGACAACTTCGTGTCGATCAAAGTGGACCGGGAGGAGCGGCCGGACGTCGACGCGGTCTACATGACCGCCACCCAGGCGATGACCGGGCAGGGCGGCTGGCCGATGACCGTACTCGCCGCGCCGGACGGCACGCCGTTCTTCTGCGGCACGTACTTTCCCCGGGCCAATTTCGTCCGGCTGCTGGAATCGGTCACCACAGCGTGGCGGGACCAGCGCGAGGCGGTGTTGCAGCGGGGCGCCGCGGTGGTCGAGGCGATCGGTGGCGCCCAGGCCGTCGGCGGTCCGACCGCCCCGCTCACCGCCGAGCTGCTCGACGCCGCCGCCGACCAGCTGGGCCGGGAGTACGACTCCGTCAACGGCGGCTTCGGCGGTGCCCCGAAGTTCCCACCGCACATGAACCTGCTGTTCCAGCTCCGGCACCACCAGCGGACCGGTTCCGAACGCACGCTGGAGATCGTCCGGCACACCGCCGAGGCGATGGCCCGGGGCGGCATCTATGACCAGTTGGCCGGTGGTTTCGCCCGCTACTCGGTCGACGGGCACTGGACCGTGCCGCACTTCGAGAAGATGCTCTACGACAACGCCCTGCTGCTGCGGGTCTACACCCAGCTCTGGCGGCTCACCGGGGACCGGTTGGCGCGGCGGATCGCGGGCGAGACCGCGGCCTTCCTGCTGGACGATCTCGGCACCGAGGCCGGTGGGCTGGCCTCCGCCCTGGACGCCGACACCGACGGGGTGGAGGGCGCCACGTACGCCTGGACCCCGGCCCAGCTCATCGAGGCGCTCGGCACCGACGACGGCCGCTTCGCCGCCGACCTGTTCAGGGTGACCGACACCGGGAGCTTTGAACACGGCACCAGCGTGCTCGAACTCGCCCGCGACATCGACGACGTCGACCCCGAGGTGGCCGACCGCTGGCAGCGCGTACGCACCGAGCTGCGGGCCGTACGCGATCTGCGCCCGCAGCCGGCCCGGGACGACAAGGTGGTGGCCGCCTGGAACGGGCTGGCGATCACCGCCCTGGTCGAGTACGCGACCCTGACCGGCGACCCGGTGACCGCCACCGCCGCGCGGGACCTCGCCGGGGTGCTGGCGGAGCGGCACATGGTCGACGGGCGGCTGCGCCGCGTCTCCCGGGACGGGAGGGTCGGCGAGCCGGCCGGGGTGCTGGAGGACTACGGCGCGGTGGCCGAGGCGTTCTGCGCGGTGCACCAGCTCACCGGCGAGGGCCGCTGGCTGACCCTGGCGGGGCAGTTGCTGGACGTCGCGCTGGCGCACTTCGCCACCGGCCGGGGCGGGTTCTACGACACGGCCGACGACGCCGAGAAGCTGATCACCCGCCCGGCCGACCCGACCGACAACGCCACCCCGTCGGGGCTGTCGGCGGTGGTGGCGGGGCTGGTGGCGTACTCGGCGTTGACCGGTGAGCCGCGCTACCGGGAGGTGGCCGAGGCGGCGCTGGCGACGGTGGCACCGATAGTGGCCCGGCACGCCCGGTTCACCGGGTACGCCGCCGCGAGCGGTGAGGCGTTGCTCTCCGGCCCGTACGAGGTGGCGATCGTCACCACCGATCCGGTCGGTGACCCGCTGGTGGCGGCGGCTCGCCGGCACGCCCCGCCGGGGGCGGTGGTGGTGGCTGGCGCCCCGGACCAGGAGGGGGTGCCGCTGCTGGCGGACCGGCCGCTGCTGGAGGGCGGCTCCACGGCGTACGTCTGCCGGGGTTTCGTCTGTGATCGCCCTGTCCGTACGGTGGAAGACCTTATCGCCCAGCTTTCCCGCCGGTAG
- a CDS encoding DUF4307 domain-containing protein gives MTETNATRSSDAPVFPAGRYGHRRAPRRRRPWLSALLAIALLAVLGLAATRLYRQYGDPTYDAQVITYTDITDSRLRLVFRVTVPAGGSAICAVRARSRDGAEVAREEVRVDAPPGERQPVVEHQLTTTAEAMIGEVLRCRAAD, from the coding sequence GTGACCGAGACGAACGCCACTCGTTCCTCCGACGCGCCGGTCTTCCCCGCTGGCCGGTACGGACACCGGCGCGCGCCCCGACGTCGCCGGCCGTGGCTCAGCGCACTGCTGGCGATCGCCCTGCTGGCCGTCCTGGGACTGGCTGCTACCCGGCTGTACCGACAGTACGGCGACCCCACCTACGACGCCCAGGTGATCACCTACACCGACATTACCGACAGCCGGTTGCGGTTGGTGTTCCGGGTAACCGTACCGGCGGGTGGTTCGGCGATCTGCGCGGTACGCGCCCGTTCCCGCGACGGTGCCGAGGTCGCCCGCGAAGAGGTACGGGTCGACGCCCCGCCCGGCGAGCGCCAGCCGGTGGTCGAGCACCAGCTCACGACCACCGCCGAGGCCATGATCGGCGAGGTGCTGCGCTGCCGGGCGGCCGACTGA
- the mca gene encoding mycothiol conjugate amidase Mca yields the protein MAEQLRLMAVHAHPDDESSKGAATMAKYVAEGVSVLVATCTGGERGSVLNPKLDRPDVWANIADIRRGEMDAARSILGVEQAWLGFVDSGLPEGDPLPPLPEGCFALQDVAVATGSLVRLMREFRPQVVTTYPEDGGYPHPDHIMCHRITVAAFEAAGDPDQYPELGPAWQPLKLYYDIGFSKARFMALHEAVLAAGRESPYADWLKNWEDRPDKGPRITTRVDCAEFFPVRDDALRAHATQIDPDGFFFQVPMEIQQRAWPTEDFQLVKSLVETPMPESDLFAGVRETARAR from the coding sequence TTGGCAGAGCAACTGCGTCTCATGGCCGTACACGCACACCCGGACGACGAGTCCAGCAAGGGTGCGGCGACCATGGCGAAATACGTCGCCGAGGGCGTGAGTGTGCTCGTCGCGACCTGCACCGGCGGTGAGCGGGGCAGCGTGCTGAACCCCAAGCTGGACCGGCCGGACGTCTGGGCGAACATCGCCGACATCCGCCGGGGGGAGATGGACGCCGCCCGGTCCATCCTCGGCGTCGAGCAGGCATGGCTGGGGTTCGTCGACTCCGGGCTGCCCGAGGGCGATCCGCTGCCGCCGCTGCCCGAGGGGTGCTTCGCCCTACAGGACGTGGCCGTGGCGACCGGTTCGCTGGTCCGGCTGATGCGGGAGTTCCGTCCGCAGGTGGTGACCACCTACCCGGAGGACGGCGGTTACCCGCACCCCGACCACATCATGTGCCACCGGATCACCGTGGCCGCCTTCGAGGCCGCCGGTGACCCCGATCAGTACCCGGAGCTGGGGCCGGCCTGGCAGCCGCTGAAGCTCTACTACGACATCGGCTTCTCCAAGGCCCGGTTCATGGCCCTGCACGAGGCGGTGCTGGCGGCCGGCCGGGAGTCGCCGTACGCGGACTGGCTCAAGAACTGGGAGGACCGTCCGGACAAGGGGCCCCGGATCACCACCCGGGTGGACTGCGCGGAGTTCTTCCCGGTGCGCGACGACGCGCTGCGGGCGCACGCCACCCAGATCGACCCGGACGGCTTCTTCTTCCAGGTGCCGATGGAGATCCAGCAGCGGGCCTGGCCGACCGAGGACTTCCAGTTGGTCAAGTCGCTGGTGGAGACCCCGATGCCGGAATCCGACCTGTTCGCCGGAGTACGCGAGACCGCCCGTGCCCGCTGA
- a CDS encoding putative bifunctional diguanylate cyclase/phosphodiesterase: MLVLTAAVLAAALAAAAVGLAVPADLPPDDPLDAVHPLARLAIVAGVLALAQLARLRFRVAAGTVSVTWGEAAFVIGLYLAPAGWLPAATLVGTGLGWGLLSIFSDRRSIVEILHIAGSLTAAVALATAVTTAFGAPLGAALTPALAGALLLGSLTYLLVSGWLAALTMSLRHRLPMGPLLLRALRGKLPMFVGNVLVGLAVITILEHSLRWLLLLPPLWWLLQQTYSQRLRADDERRTWRAFAEATGALNQLDERDVATAGVQGALAVFGADRVDLHVARDGGRWRHYGGGGGEPATEHDLTGAPEAESGPHLLTRPLEVGAKPVGELRVRFPRSVLPGERDRDVLSAFADALAAALHDAATHQELRIMAAQSSYEAVHDPLTKLVNRAAMLSKGDLALHRLGHDHPVALLLLDINNFKEVNDTLGHAAGDELLQVTARRLQELRRDGEVLGRLGGDEFALLVTSLPATPLPTPAVPALQLPVATELSVFGEWPASLPYPLRRAREIVEELALPTEVAGVRMSVEASVGVVVAGAGTADMTELLRRADIAMYQAKAGGGSIASYDSTQDAASTDQLALLAELREALAADDQLMLALQPAVDLATGAPTGVEALIRWRHPRRGRLGPVDFVRTVEGSELLGPFTRYVIDKALAVAADWARHGLDVPISINLSARSLLDPRLPSEVAESLRRHQVPAHRLVLEITETVVMSELGVIDEVLSELRAMGIQLAVDDFGTGFSSLTFLTRVPVDELKVDRSFVMAMADSPEAAAIVRSTVGLGRELGLRVVAEGVETADQRAALAELGCTAAQGYHFFRPMGSDKIVTVLQTQLHSSQQARIFPLRADGVS, encoded by the coding sequence ATGCTCGTCCTCACCGCCGCCGTGCTGGCCGCCGCGCTCGCCGCCGCAGCGGTCGGGCTTGCCGTCCCGGCCGACCTGCCACCGGACGACCCGCTCGACGCCGTCCACCCGCTGGCCCGGCTGGCCATCGTGGCCGGTGTGCTGGCGCTCGCCCAACTGGCCCGGCTCCGCTTCCGGGTCGCCGCCGGCACGGTCAGCGTCACCTGGGGCGAGGCCGCGTTCGTCATCGGTCTCTACCTGGCACCCGCCGGCTGGCTGCCGGCCGCCACGCTGGTCGGCACCGGTCTCGGCTGGGGACTCTTGTCGATCTTCTCCGATCGGCGCTCGATAGTCGAGATCTTGCACATCGCCGGCTCGCTGACCGCCGCCGTCGCCCTGGCCACCGCCGTCACCACGGCATTCGGTGCGCCGCTCGGCGCCGCACTGACGCCCGCGCTCGCCGGCGCGCTCCTCCTGGGCTCGCTGACCTACCTGCTCGTGAGCGGGTGGCTGGCCGCGCTGACCATGTCGCTGCGGCACCGGCTGCCGATGGGACCGCTGCTGTTGCGCGCGCTGCGCGGCAAGCTGCCGATGTTCGTCGGCAACGTGCTCGTCGGCCTGGCCGTCATCACCATTCTCGAACACAGCCTCCGCTGGCTGCTGCTCCTGCCACCACTGTGGTGGCTGCTCCAACAGACGTACAGCCAGCGCCTGCGGGCCGACGACGAACGTCGGACCTGGCGGGCCTTTGCCGAGGCCACCGGCGCGCTGAACCAGCTCGACGAGCGCGACGTCGCCACCGCCGGGGTACAGGGAGCGCTCGCCGTCTTCGGCGCCGACCGGGTCGACCTCCACGTGGCGCGCGACGGCGGCCGGTGGCGGCACTACGGCGGCGGGGGCGGCGAACCGGCCACCGAGCACGACCTGACCGGGGCACCCGAGGCCGAGAGCGGCCCCCACCTGCTGACCCGCCCGCTCGAAGTCGGCGCCAAACCGGTCGGCGAACTCCGGGTACGGTTCCCCCGCTCGGTGCTGCCCGGCGAGCGCGACCGGGACGTGCTCTCGGCGTTCGCCGACGCCCTGGCCGCCGCGCTGCACGACGCCGCCACCCACCAGGAACTGCGCATCATGGCCGCCCAGTCGTCGTACGAGGCGGTGCACGATCCACTGACCAAACTGGTCAACCGCGCGGCGATGCTGAGCAAGGGTGACCTGGCGCTGCACCGGCTCGGCCACGACCACCCGGTGGCGCTGCTCCTGCTCGACATCAACAACTTCAAAGAGGTCAACGACACCCTCGGCCACGCCGCCGGGGACGAGTTGCTCCAGGTGACCGCCCGCCGGCTACAGGAGTTGCGCCGCGACGGCGAGGTGCTCGGCCGGCTCGGCGGCGACGAGTTCGCGCTGCTCGTCACGTCCCTGCCGGCCACCCCGCTGCCGACGCCCGCGGTGCCGGCGCTGCAACTGCCGGTGGCCACCGAACTCAGCGTCTTCGGCGAATGGCCCGCCTCGTTGCCGTACCCGCTGCGCCGGGCTCGCGAGATCGTGGAGGAACTCGCCCTCCCGACCGAGGTGGCCGGCGTACGGATGTCGGTCGAGGCGTCGGTCGGCGTGGTGGTGGCCGGTGCGGGCACCGCCGACATGACCGAGCTGCTGCGCCGGGCCGACATCGCGATGTACCAGGCCAAGGCCGGTGGCGGCAGTATCGCCAGCTACGACAGCACCCAGGACGCGGCCAGCACCGACCAGCTCGCGCTGCTGGCCGAGCTGCGCGAGGCGCTCGCCGCCGACGACCAGCTCATGCTCGCCCTTCAGCCGGCCGTCGACCTCGCCACCGGTGCGCCGACCGGGGTGGAGGCGCTGATCCGCTGGCGGCATCCACGGCGCGGCCGGCTCGGCCCGGTCGACTTCGTCCGCACCGTCGAGGGCAGCGAACTGCTCGGCCCGTTCACCCGGTACGTCATCGACAAGGCCCTCGCGGTGGCCGCCGACTGGGCCCGGCACGGGCTCGACGTACCCATCTCGATCAACCTCTCCGCTCGCAGCCTGCTCGACCCCCGGCTCCCCTCGGAGGTGGCCGAGTCGCTGCGCCGGCACCAGGTGCCGGCCCACCGGCTGGTCCTGGAGATCACCGAAACGGTGGTGATGAGCGAGCTGGGCGTGATCGACGAGGTGCTCTCCGAACTCCGGGCGATGGGTATCCAGTTGGCGGTGGACGACTTCGGCACCGGCTTCTCGTCGCTCACCTTCCTGACCCGGGTTCCGGTGGACGAGCTGAAGGTGGACCGCTCCTTCGTGATGGCGATGGCCGACTCGCCGGAGGCCGCCGCGATCGTCCGGTCCACCGTAGGACTGGGCCGCGAACTCGGCCTGCGAGTGGTCGCCGAGGGCGTGGAAACCGCCGACCAGCGGGCCGCCCTGGCCGAACTCGGCTGCACCGCCGCCCAGGGCTACCACTTCTTCCGCCCGATGGGATCGGACAAGATCGTCACGGTGTTGCAGACCCAGCTCCACAGCTCCCAGCAGGCCCGGATCTTCCCGCTGCGCGCCGACGGCGTGTCGTAG
- the purE gene encoding 5-(carboxyamino)imidazole ribonucleotide mutase, translated as MTAAEAATIRVGLIMGSDSDWPTMKAAADVLDEFGIGYEVRVVSAHRTPVKMIEYGQRAAGRGLKVIIAGAGGAAALPGMVASVTPLPVIGVPVPLKHLDGVDSLYSIVQMPAGIPVATVSIGNARNAGLLAVRILATADEALQARVVAFAESLETLVEQKEKALQATLTP; from the coding sequence ATGACGGCTGCGGAAGCGGCGACGATTCGGGTTGGCCTGATCATGGGCAGCGACTCGGACTGGCCCACCATGAAGGCCGCCGCCGACGTGCTGGACGAGTTCGGCATCGGTTACGAGGTCCGCGTCGTCTCGGCGCACCGTACGCCGGTCAAAATGATCGAGTACGGCCAGCGGGCCGCCGGCCGTGGCCTGAAGGTGATCATCGCCGGTGCGGGTGGGGCCGCCGCCCTGCCGGGCATGGTCGCCTCGGTTACCCCGCTGCCGGTGATCGGCGTCCCGGTGCCGCTCAAGCACCTCGACGGCGTCGACTCGCTCTACTCGATCGTGCAGATGCCGGCCGGCATCCCGGTGGCGACCGTGTCGATCGGCAACGCGCGCAACGCGGGGCTGCTCGCCGTACGCATCCTCGCCACCGCCGACGAAGCCTTGCAGGCCAGAGTGGTTGCGTTCGCCGAGTCCCTGGAGACCCTGGTCGAGCAGAAGGAAAAAGCCCTCCAAGCCACCCTCACCCCCTAA
- a CDS encoding 5-(carboxyamino)imidazole ribonucleotide synthase — MDSRTGLPVVGMVGGGQLARMTHQAAIALGQSLRVLAQTPEDGAALVAADVRYGDHTDLSALRIFAKGCDVVTFDHEHVPSEHIRALAAEEVTLYPSADALLYAQDKRAMRERLSALGAPVPRWRPVTDPTDLTGFGDEVGWPVVLKAARGGYDGRGVWVVANAADGAARVTKLLDGGAQLIVEERVPLRRELAVQVARSPFGQVAAYPVVETVQRDGICVEVLAPAPGLPESLALAAQQLAIDIATTLDVVGLLAVELFEVTGPDGGPALVVNELAMRPHNSGHWTIEGARTSQFEQHLRAVLDYPMGDTALTAPVVVMANVLGGAEGGISIDERLHHLFATDPGAKVHLYGKQVRPGRKIGHVTVLGDDLEQVRARAARAAQWLQEGR, encoded by the coding sequence ATGGATTCCCGAACCGGTCTGCCCGTTGTCGGCATGGTGGGGGGCGGTCAGCTCGCCCGGATGACCCACCAGGCCGCGATCGCCCTCGGCCAGTCGCTGCGTGTCCTCGCCCAGACCCCGGAGGACGGTGCCGCGCTGGTCGCCGCCGACGTCCGGTACGGCGACCACACCGACCTCTCCGCGCTGCGGATCTTCGCCAAGGGCTGCGACGTGGTCACCTTCGACCACGAGCACGTGCCCAGCGAACACATCCGCGCCCTGGCCGCCGAGGAGGTGACGCTCTATCCGTCGGCCGACGCCCTGCTCTATGCGCAGGACAAGCGGGCGATGCGGGAGCGGCTCAGCGCGCTCGGTGCACCCGTGCCGCGCTGGCGGCCGGTGACCGACCCGACCGACCTGACCGGGTTCGGTGACGAGGTCGGCTGGCCGGTGGTGCTGAAGGCGGCCCGGGGCGGCTACGACGGGCGTGGCGTCTGGGTCGTGGCGAACGCCGCCGACGGGGCGGCCCGGGTGACGAAGCTGCTCGACGGCGGCGCCCAACTGATAGTGGAAGAGCGGGTGCCGCTGCGCCGCGAGCTGGCCGTACAGGTGGCCCGCTCGCCGTTCGGGCAGGTGGCGGCGTACCCGGTGGTGGAGACCGTGCAGCGGGACGGCATCTGCGTCGAGGTGCTCGCCCCGGCCCCCGGCCTGCCGGAGTCGCTGGCCCTGGCCGCCCAGCAGTTGGCGATCGACATCGCCACCACGCTCGACGTGGTCGGCCTGCTCGCGGTCGAACTCTTCGAGGTGACCGGTCCCGACGGCGGTCCGGCGCTGGTGGTGAACGAGCTGGCCATGCGGCCGCACAACTCCGGGCACTGGACCATCGAGGGAGCCAGGACCTCGCAGTTCGAGCAGCACCTGCGGGCGGTGCTCGACTACCCGATGGGCGACACCGCGCTGACCGCGCCGGTGGTGGTGATGGCGAACGTGCTCGGCGGGGCCGAGGGCGGCATCTCGATCGACGAGCGGCTGCACCACCTCTTCGCCACCGACCCCGGCGCCAAGGTGCACCTCTACGGCAAGCAGGTCCGCCCCGGTCGGAAAATCGGCCACGTCACCGTGCTCGGTGACGATCTCGAACAGGTACGCGCCCGCGCCGCGCGCGCCGCACAGTGGCTCCAGGAGGGGCGATGA
- the greA gene encoding transcription elongation factor GreA: MSTTDREAPATWLSQDAHDRLQAELNELIAGRPVIAAEINARREEGDLRENGGYHAAREEQGKQEGRIRYLQELLRTASVGEAPNADSVAPGTVVTIHFDDDEEDKETFLLGSREIAATTDLTVYSPESALGKAILGSRAGQTVTYTAPSGADIKVTVVGFEPFAG; encoded by the coding sequence GTGTCCACGACCGACCGCGAGGCGCCCGCCACCTGGCTGTCCCAGGACGCGCACGACCGCCTGCAGGCCGAGCTCAACGAGTTGATCGCCGGCCGGCCGGTGATCGCCGCGGAGATCAACGCCCGCCGTGAAGAAGGCGATCTGCGGGAGAACGGCGGATACCACGCCGCCCGCGAGGAGCAGGGCAAGCAGGAGGGGCGCATCCGCTACCTCCAGGAACTGCTGCGCACCGCCTCCGTGGGTGAGGCACCCAACGCCGACTCGGTCGCCCCCGGCACCGTCGTCACGATCCACTTCGACGACGACGAGGAGGACAAGGAGACCTTCCTGCTCGGCTCCCGGGAGATCGCGGCCACCACCGACCTGACGGTCTACAGCCCGGAGTCCGCCCTCGGCAAGGCCATCCTCGGCAGCCGCGCCGGCCAGACGGTCACGTACACGGCGCCGAGCGGCGCGGACATCAAAGTCACCGTGGTCGGCTTCGAGCCGTTCGCCGGCTGA